Proteins from a single region of Macaca fascicularis isolate 582-1 chromosome 5, T2T-MFA8v1.1:
- the F11 gene encoding coagulation factor XI isoform X3 → MIFLYQMVHFILFTSVSGECVTRLFKDIHFEGGDIATVFTPSAKHCQVVCTHHPRCLLFTFTGESASEDPTQWFTCVLKDSVTETLPRVNRTGAISGYSFKQCSHQISACNKDIYVDLDMKGINYNSSLAESAQECQERCTDDVHCHFFTYATRQFPSLEHRNICLLKHTQTGTPTGIMKLDKVVTGFSLKSCALSNLACIRDVFPNTAFADSNIDSVMAPDAFVCRRICTHHPGCLFFTFFSQEWPKESQRNLCLLKTSESGLPSTRIKKSKALSGFSLQSCRHSIPELDIVAVKGHEACQKLCTNAVRCQFFTYAPAQASCNEGK, encoded by the exons ATGATTTTCTTATATCAAATGGTACATTTCATTCTATTTACGTCAGTTTCTGGTG AATGTGTGACTCGGTTGTTCAAGGACATCCACTTTGAAGGAGGGGACATTGCTACGGTTTTCACACCAAGCGCCAAGCACTGCCAGGTGGTCTGCACTCACCACCCACGATGTCTGCTCTTCACTTTCACGGGGGAATCTGCATCTGAGGATCCTACCCAGTG gtttaCTTGTGTCCTGAAGGACAGTGTTACAGAAACACTGCCAAGAGTGAATAGGACAGGAGCGATTTCTGGGTATTCTTTCAAGCAATGCTCACACCAAATAAGCG CTTGCAACAAAGACATTTATGTGGACCTAGACATGAAGGGCATAAACTATAACAGCTCACTTGCCGAGAGTGCTCAAGAATGCCAAGAAAGATGCACGGATGACGTCCACTGCCACTTTTTCACGTATGCCACAAGGCAGTTTCCCAGTCTGGAGCATCG taaCATTTGTCTACTGAAGCACACCCAAACGGGGACACCAACCGGAATAATGAAGCTCGATAAAGTGGTGACTGGATTTTCACTGAAATCCTGTGCACTTTCTAATCTGG CTTGTATCAGGGACGTTTTCCCCAACACGGCGTTTGCGGACAGCAACATCGATAGTGTCATGGCTCCAGATGCCTTTGTCTGTCGCCGGATCTGCACTCATCATCCCGGTTGCTTGTTTTTTACCTTCTTTTCCCAGGAATGGCCCAAAGAATCTCAAAG aaATCTTTGTCTCCTTAAAACATCTGAGAGTGGATTACCCAGTACACGCATTAAAAAGAGCAAAGCTCTTTCTGGTTTCAGTCTCCAAAGCTGCAGGCACAGCATCCCAG AACTGGATATTGTTGCTGTGAAAGGTCACGAGGCCTGCCAGAAACTGTGCACCAATGCCGTCCGCTGCCAGTTTTTTACCTATGCCCCAGCTCAAGCATCTTGCAACGAAGGGAAGTAA